A window of Paremcibacter congregatus contains these coding sequences:
- the rocF gene encoding arginase yields MSKNISLIGVPSDIGASDRGACMGPEALRVAGLAEELMDLGFAVKDTGNLYGPKNPENPPENGYRHLKENVIWSKNIQEAVFSEIHDGNLPITLGGDHAMSIGSIAAIARHCADQKKKLCVIWIDAHADFNTCDTSPSGNIHGMPVAVAAGYGPKELLAIGHKVPMVDAPDIYQVGIRSVDKHEKELVVEAGVVVYDMRCIDEIGMRETMHQILKEVEEKDACLHVSFDVDSLDPTIAPGVATTIPGGLTYREAQLCMEMIHDSGRMISLDIMEINPALDKQNGTAKLAVDLTTSLFGRQIFQPNRHNRKK; encoded by the coding sequence ATGAGCAAGAATATTTCTCTTATTGGTGTCCCCAGTGACATTGGCGCAAGTGACCGCGGTGCATGCATGGGCCCCGAGGCGTTACGGGTCGCGGGCCTTGCCGAGGAACTTATGGACCTTGGATTCGCGGTCAAGGACACCGGCAACCTCTATGGCCCAAAAAATCCGGAAAATCCGCCTGAAAACGGTTACCGCCACCTGAAAGAAAATGTCATCTGGAGCAAGAATATTCAGGAAGCCGTCTTTAGCGAAATACATGACGGCAACCTGCCCATCACGCTTGGCGGGGATCATGCCATGTCGATCGGCTCCATTGCCGCCATCGCCCGTCATTGCGCCGATCAAAAGAAAAAACTGTGTGTGATCTGGATTGACGCCCATGCAGATTTCAACACCTGTGACACCAGCCCGTCCGGCAACATCCACGGCATGCCCGTTGCGGTCGCCGCCGGGTATGGACCGAAAGAACTGCTGGCCATCGGGCACAAGGTTCCCATGGTGGACGCCCCTGATATCTATCAGGTCGGTATTCGTTCCGTTGACAAGCATGAAAAAGAACTGGTGGTGGAAGCTGGTGTGGTTGTGTATGACATGCGCTGCATCGACGAAATCGGCATGCGCGAAACCATGCACCAGATCCTGAAAGAAGTAGAAGAAAAAGACGCCTGCCTGCATGTCAGTTTTGACGTGGACAGCCTCGACCCCACAATTGCCCCCGGCGTTGCCACCACAATTCCCGGTGGCCTGACGTATCGTGAAGCCCAGTTGTGCATGGAAATGATTCACGATTCAGGTCGCATGATCTCTCTCGATATTATGGAAATCAACCCGGCGCTTGATAAACAAAATGGAACGGCAAAACTCGCCGTAGACCTGACCACCAGTCTGTTTGGTCGCCAGATCTTCCAGCCCAACCGCCATAACCGGAAAAAATAA
- a CDS encoding DUF1194 domain-containing protein, with amino-acid sequence MFKKKLMTLVGVLMMGFGSNTALAVPVDVELQLLVDVSGSIDASEFTLQMNGYRDAFQSAAVQNAVANGVLGTIAVQLIQWSGAAEQFVSLGWTQLTTAAEMNAFGNAIAATARIFAGSTAPGSAITFGLPEFFGNGFEGTKKVMDVSGDGIQNSGTDTMIARDNALANGIDQINGLTIGDVPGLQAWYQANVVGGAGAFQMHATDFATFAGAVKTKLERDITGVPAPGALGLMGIGLVMMGMAATRRRRQLP; translated from the coding sequence ATGTTTAAGAAAAAACTTATGACCCTGGTTGGGGTGCTGATGATGGGATTTGGTTCAAATACCGCCCTGGCGGTGCCGGTTGATGTGGAGCTTCAGCTACTTGTTGATGTGTCCGGTTCCATTGACGCCAGCGAATTTACCCTGCAAATGAATGGCTATCGGGATGCATTTCAGAGTGCGGCGGTTCAAAACGCAGTTGCCAATGGTGTTCTTGGGACCATTGCGGTGCAATTAATCCAATGGTCCGGTGCTGCGGAGCAGTTTGTTTCACTGGGCTGGACGCAATTGACGACAGCTGCGGAAATGAACGCCTTTGGTAACGCCATCGCGGCGACGGCCCGCATATTTGCCGGTTCAACCGCACCAGGGTCGGCGATTACCTTTGGCTTGCCGGAGTTCTTTGGCAATGGGTTCGAAGGAACAAAGAAAGTAATGGATGTTTCAGGTGACGGCATCCAGAATTCAGGCACGGATACCATGATCGCCAGGGACAATGCCCTTGCCAACGGTATTGATCAGATTAATGGCCTGACCATTGGTGATGTGCCGGGGCTGCAAGCCTGGTATCAGGCTAATGTCGTGGGCGGGGCCGGTGCTTTCCAAATGCATGCAACTGACTTTGCTACATTTGCCGGTGCGGTGAAAACCAAATTGGAGCGTGATATTACTGGTGTGCCGGCACCTGGCGCACTGGGTTTGATGGGAATCGGCCTGGTCATGATGGGGATGGCGGCGACCCGACGGCGCCGGCAATTGCCATAG
- the lepB gene encoding signal peptidase I, with translation MSDIKSEDVVSKAVEKEKKEEGWLSVLIWALVIAMIFRSFFFQPFKIPSKSMMDNLLVGDYLLVSKMSYGYSHHSLPWSPEIFSGRIFSSPVERGDVVVFRLPRDPDIYYIKRIVGLPGDTIQMKKSRLYLNGKIVPRERVGDFKVINEMGREETYPKYKETLPSGRSYMTLDERWNVGGYGDDTPVFKVPEGHYFAMGDNRDNSQDSRWKRSEGVGYVPEENIVGRAEVIWISFDDNAKLWEFWKWFPEQRRERIFTGIK, from the coding sequence ATGTCTGATATCAAAAGCGAAGACGTCGTCAGCAAGGCGGTTGAAAAGGAAAAGAAAGAAGAAGGCTGGCTCAGTGTTCTGATCTGGGCGTTGGTAATTGCCATGATCTTCAGGAGCTTCTTTTTTCAGCCGTTTAAGATTCCATCCAAGTCAATGATGGATAACCTGCTGGTGGGCGATTACCTGCTGGTGTCTAAAATGTCCTATGGCTATAGCCACCATTCTTTACCCTGGAGTCCAGAGATTTTTTCCGGCCGGATATTTTCAAGTCCGGTCGAACGCGGTGATGTGGTGGTTTTTCGTCTGCCGCGCGACCCGGATATTTATTATATCAAACGTATAGTGGGCCTGCCCGGGGATACCATTCAGATGAAGAAAAGCCGTCTTTACCTCAACGGCAAAATTGTGCCGCGGGAACGGGTAGGCGACTTTAAGGTTATCAATGAAATGGGCCGGGAAGAAACTTATCCGAAATATAAGGAAACGCTGCCCAGTGGCCGGTCTTACATGACGTTGGACGAGCGCTGGAATGTTGGCGGCTACGGCGATGATACGCCGGTATTCAAAGTGCCGGAAGGGCATTATTTCGCCATGGGCGATAACCGGGACAATTCTCAGGACAGCCGCTGGAAACGTAGTGAAGGTGTGGGCTATGTCCCGGAGGAAAACATTGTGGGGCGAGCCGAGGTAATCTGGATTTCCTTTGATGACAATGCCAAATTGTGGGAATTCTGGAAATGGTTCCCAGAACAGCGCCGTGAGCGTATCTTTACGGGTATCAAATAA
- the rnc gene encoding ribonuclease III, with amino-acid sequence MSSHQKPRKTGQYGRLYDILEYEFTNDALLREALTHPSLEGGKHYQRLEFVGDRVLGLVIAEWLHDYYPSLDEGGLASRHTNMVRKEALAEVARDMKLPDFIHMAKSAEDNGGLKKSSILADVCEAVIGAVNQDGGYLNAQKLVRKFWTRYIDQDAIAQRDAKTRLQEWVQGRQMQTPKYVMTDRTGPAHAPFFTIEVRVKDWEPEVGKGTSKREAEQDAAAKLLRRLES; translated from the coding sequence ATGTCATCGCACCAGAAGCCTCGCAAGACCGGCCAATACGGACGGCTATATGACATCCTGGAGTATGAATTCACGAATGATGCGTTACTGCGTGAGGCACTGACCCACCCAAGCCTGGAAGGCGGCAAGCATTACCAGCGACTGGAATTTGTTGGTGATCGGGTTCTGGGATTGGTGATTGCCGAGTGGCTGCATGATTATTATCCGTCCCTTGATGAGGGGGGGCTGGCCAGTCGTCATACCAACATGGTGCGAAAAGAAGCGCTGGCCGAAGTCGCGCGCGATATGAAATTGCCCGATTTCATTCATATGGCGAAAAGCGCCGAAGATAATGGTGGGTTGAAAAAATCCTCTATTTTGGCAGACGTCTGTGAGGCGGTGATCGGGGCCGTGAATCAGGATGGCGGTTATCTTAACGCGCAAAAGCTTGTCCGGAAATTCTGGACACGTTATATTGATCAGGACGCCATCGCCCAGAGAGACGCCAAGACCCGGCTTCAGGAATGGGTGCAGGGACGTCAGATGCAGACGCCTAAATATGTAATGACTGACCGAACCGGTCCCGCCCATGCGCCCTTCTTTACCATCGAAGTCAGGGTAAAGGACTGGGAGCCGGAAGTCGGCAAGGGCACATCGAAACGCGAAGCAGAGCAGGATGCAGCTGCTAAATTATTACGCCGGCTGGAAAGCTGA
- the acpS gene encoding holo-ACP synthase, which yields MQVIGLGNDLVNIERIERSLNRYGDRFVNRIFTEVEQAYCDGKAVRTSNYAKRFAAKEACAKALGTGFAQGVFWTDVGVVRDEHGKPSLRLTGGALKRLQDMTPDGMVAQLDLTMTDDHPWAQAVVLITALPAHKSAL from the coding sequence ATGCAGGTGATTGGGCTTGGCAACGATCTGGTTAATATTGAACGTATCGAGCGTTCTCTCAACCGTTATGGCGACCGTTTTGTCAACCGGATATTCACTGAAGTTGAACAGGCCTATTGTGATGGCAAGGCCGTTCGGACGTCTAATTATGCCAAGCGGTTCGCCGCGAAAGAGGCCTGCGCCAAGGCATTGGGCACGGGATTTGCTCAAGGGGTATTCTGGACAGATGTCGGGGTAGTGCGGGATGAACATGGCAAGCCTTCTTTGCGATTAACCGGCGGAGCCCTGAAGAGATTACAGGACATGACCCCCGACGGTATGGTGGCGCAACTTGACCTGACCATGACCGATGACCACCCCTGGGCCCAGGCGGTTGTCCTGATTACAGCACTGCCGGCGCATAAAAGCGCGCTCTAG
- the gatC gene encoding Asp-tRNA(Asn)/Glu-tRNA(Gln) amidotransferase subunit GatC, giving the protein MSVDKATVAKIANLARIAVKEDELEPLAGELNNILDWIEQLSEVNTDGVQPMTSAVDMSLPWRTDKVTDGGYRDKILANAPKAAHGFFSVPKVIE; this is encoded by the coding sequence ATGTCTGTAGATAAAGCAACCGTCGCGAAAATCGCGAATTTGGCCCGGATTGCGGTCAAGGAAGACGAGCTGGAACCCCTGGCGGGGGAGTTGAACAATATCCTCGACTGGATTGAGCAATTATCGGAAGTGAATACGGACGGCGTCCAACCCATGACAAGTGCGGTTGATATGTCTCTGCCCTGGCGGACCGACAAGGTCACCGATGGCGGCTATCGCGACAAAATTCTCGCCAATGCGCCCAAAGCCGCCCACGGCTTTTTCAGTGTGCCCAAAGTGATTGAATAG
- a CDS encoding DUF1194 domain-containing protein — MLKKLMMTVVSVFFLGFSSNSSMAVPVDLELQLLIDVSGSVDAGEYTLQMNGYRDAFQSAAVQSAVASGALGSIAVQLIQWSGAAQQAISLGWTQLTTAAEMNAFGNAIAGTVRAFGGSTAPGSAINFGAPLFANNGFEGTRLVIDVSGDGIQNDGANTSNARDAALASGIDAINGLTIGNVAGLQAWYQANVVGGTNAFHLHATGFSTFAAAIQNKLEREIRRVPEPGTLGLLGFGLVLAGVMARRRKHFA, encoded by the coding sequence ATGTTAAAGAAACTAATGATGACTGTCGTCAGTGTGTTCTTTTTGGGGTTTAGTTCAAATTCTTCAATGGCCGTCCCCGTCGATCTGGAACTTCAGCTTCTGATCGACGTGTCTGGTTCTGTTGATGCCGGTGAATATACGCTTCAAATGAACGGCTACCGGGATGCATTCCAGAGTGCGGCGGTTCAAAGCGCTGTTGCTTCGGGGGCCTTGGGGTCAATCGCTGTGCAATTGATACAATGGTCCGGAGCAGCACAACAGGCAATTTCACTGGGCTGGACGCAATTAACGACGGCTGCGGAAATGAATGCTTTCGGGAATGCAATTGCGGGTACCGTACGGGCTTTTGGGGGGAGTACGGCTCCGGGTTCTGCAATTAATTTCGGCGCTCCCCTGTTTGCCAATAATGGTTTTGAGGGCACCCGGTTAGTGATTGATGTTTCTGGTGACGGTATACAAAATGATGGCGCCAACACAAGTAATGCCAGAGATGCGGCGCTTGCCAGTGGGATCGATGCGATTAACGGTTTGACGATTGGGAATGTAGCTGGCTTGCAGGCTTGGTATCAGGCTAATGTTGTTGGGGGGACAAACGCCTTTCATTTGCATGCAACTGGTTTTAGCACCTTTGCCGCCGCTATTCAGAATAAACTGGAGCGTGAGATTAGAAGGGTCCCTGAGCCAGGGACGCTTGGTCTTCTCGGATTTGGGCTTGTTTTAGCAGGGGTGATGGCACGGCGTAGAAAGCATTTTGCCTAG
- a CDS encoding pyridoxine 5'-phosphate synthase — MAQNKIRLGVNIDHVATIRNARGGIHPDPVKAALIAVEAGADGITAHLREDRRHISDRDIDMLMAKLEVPLNLEMAATDEMLAIAVKHKPASACIVPEKRQELTTEGGLDVVGGYDHLAPFVEQLRTADISVSLFIDPDEAQIMASKKIGADKVELHTGLYAEHTGAARAAELDRLRRCAALCESLALEVHAGHGLNYDTIEDISTITPFTEFNIGHFLIGEAIFIGLPRSIAEMKRLMDQGRARAGQ, encoded by the coding sequence ATGGCGCAGAATAAAATTCGGTTAGGCGTTAATATCGATCATGTGGCGACCATCCGCAATGCCCGGGGGGGCATTCATCCAGATCCGGTGAAGGCGGCATTGATTGCCGTTGAGGCCGGGGCGGACGGCATTACGGCGCATTTGCGTGAAGACCGGCGTCATATTTCCGATCGGGATATTGATATGCTGATGGCCAAACTGGAAGTCCCGCTTAATCTTGAAATGGCTGCAACGGATGAAATGTTGGCGATAGCCGTGAAACATAAGCCGGCTTCGGCCTGTATTGTACCGGAAAAGCGTCAGGAACTGACGACCGAAGGCGGTCTGGATGTGGTTGGCGGGTATGACCATCTGGCCCCATTTGTGGAGCAGTTGCGGACGGCTGATATTAGCGTCAGCCTGTTTATCGATCCGGATGAGGCACAAATTATGGCATCGAAGAAAATTGGCGCCGATAAGGTCGAACTTCATACCGGTCTTTATGCTGAACATACTGGCGCGGCGCGGGCGGCGGAACTTGACCGATTGCGGCGCTGTGCAGCGCTCTGTGAAAGTCTGGCGCTTGAAGTGCATGCCGGACACGGGTTGAATTATGATACCATCGAGGACATCTCCACGATTACGCCTTTTACTGAATTCAACATTGGTCATTTCCTGATCGGGGAGGCGATTTTTATCGGGTTGCCCCGGAGTATTGCGGAAATGAAGCGCTTGATGGATCAGGGCCGGGCCCGGGCGGGACAATAG
- a CDS encoding DUF2062 domain-containing protein, which produces MFKRRKKKHILAVGREYIWPAAGWSRVFSYLRHRLARIPGTPYAIAAGFACGAAVSFTPFIGLHFLLAALLAWIIGGNILTSAMGTVVGNPWTFPFIWIAIYHVGCWLLGMPTTDDLLGQIYQTLDDYSLMEILSAPMMTLGPFLQSIILPMFVGGLIIGSMVWIVFYWVLEKIVREYKHNRYLKRSAAALMRREIKKGSNQDGAE; this is translated from the coding sequence CTGTTTAAGCGTCGCAAGAAGAAACATATTCTGGCCGTCGGGCGTGAATATATCTGGCCAGCCGCCGGCTGGTCACGGGTCTTTAGTTACTTGCGACATCGGCTGGCGAGGATACCGGGAACACCTTACGCCATTGCCGCGGGGTTTGCCTGTGGGGCGGCGGTATCCTTTACGCCTTTCATTGGGCTTCACTTTTTGCTGGCGGCGCTGCTGGCCTGGATTATCGGGGGTAATATTTTAACCTCCGCCATGGGAACTGTCGTTGGAAACCCCTGGACATTTCCCTTTATCTGGATCGCCATATATCATGTTGGCTGCTGGTTGCTCGGCATGCCGACAACTGACGATTTGCTGGGGCAGATTTATCAGACTTTGGATGATTACAGTCTGATGGAAATTCTCTCGGCACCCATGATGACCCTGGGGCCTTTCCTGCAGAGTATCATTTTGCCGATGTTTGTCGGGGGGCTTATTATTGGCTCTATGGTGTGGATTGTGTTTTACTGGGTTTTAGAAAAAATTGTCCGGGAATATAAACATAACCGGTATCTCAAACGGTCCGCCGCCGCGCTGATGAGGCGGGAGATAAAAAAAGGAAGTAATCAAGATGGCGCAGAATAA
- the era gene encoding GTPase Era → MNESKSRCGFVALIGAPNAGKSTLINSLVGSKISIVTHKVQTTRTRFVGIALHKESQMIFVDTPGIFEPKKRLERAMVSAAWAGASDADAVVLLVDAARKIDENTKRIIASLKEAGQKAILALNKIDGLRRDKLLGLTQELNEMGDFTDTMMISALKGDGLDDLMEVIATRLPKGPWLYPEDQMTDITERMLAAEVTREKFFLRLHEELPYAATVETESWQEKKDGSVRIEQIIYVERDTQKAIVIGKGGASLKEIGKQAREELEEMLDRRVHLFIFVKVRRNWSDDKERYENMGLDWVE, encoded by the coding sequence ATGAATGAGAGTAAAAGCCGTTGCGGTTTTGTCGCCTTGATTGGTGCCCCAAATGCCGGAAAATCGACCCTGATTAATTCCCTGGTCGGCAGCAAAATTTCCATTGTGACGCATAAAGTGCAGACAACGCGGACGCGATTTGTCGGCATTGCCCTGCATAAGGAAAGTCAGATGATTTTTGTCGATACGCCGGGAATCTTCGAGCCCAAGAAACGTTTGGAGCGGGCCATGGTTTCTGCGGCCTGGGCCGGCGCCAGTGATGCCGATGCCGTCGTGCTGCTGGTGGATGCCGCCCGCAAGATAGATGAAAATACCAAGCGCATTATTGCGAGCCTGAAAGAGGCTGGACAGAAGGCCATTCTGGCGCTTAATAAAATTGATGGTCTGCGTCGGGATAAGTTGCTGGGATTGACACAGGAACTGAACGAGATGGGCGATTTCACAGACACCATGATGATTTCCGCCCTGAAGGGGGATGGTCTTGACGATCTGATGGAGGTGATTGCCACGCGCTTGCCTAAGGGGCCTTGGCTCTATCCTGAAGATCAGATGACTGACATTACCGAACGTATGTTGGCGGCGGAAGTGACGCGGGAGAAGTTTTTCCTGCGGCTGCATGAAGAACTGCCCTATGCGGCGACGGTGGAGACCGAGAGCTGGCAGGAAAAGAAAGATGGCAGCGTTCGCATCGAACAGATTATCTATGTGGAACGGGATACGCAGAAAGCCATCGTGATTGGCAAGGGCGGAGCCAGTCTGAAAGAAATCGGCAAGCAGGCGCGGGAAGAGCTGGAAGAAATGCTGGACCGCCGTGTCCATCTGTTCATTTTTGTGAAGGTGCGCCGCAACTGGTCAGATGATAAGGAACGGTACGAGAATATGGGGCTGGACTGGGTCGAGTAA
- the gatA gene encoding Asp-tRNA(Asn)/Glu-tRNA(Gln) amidotransferase subunit GatA has protein sequence MSDFTKLTLAAARDGLAKGDFTSRELTEQHLSAMEAGKELNSYIVETPDLALDMADKADERIKAGNATGMTGIPIAMKDLFCTKGVHSCSASHILNGFKPEYESTVSGNLWQDGAVMLGKTNMDEFAMGSSNETSYYGPVKNPWRAEGETKDYVPGGSSGGSVAAVAGHMAIAATGTDTGGSIRQPAAFTGLVGLKPTYGRCSRWGMIAFASSLDQAGPITKTVQDAAIMMESMASYDIKDSTSVERTVPNYEHALTGDIRGMKIGIPKEYRMDGMGEEIEKLWQQGIAWMKAAGAEIVDISLPHTKYALPTYYIVAPAEASSNLARYDGVKYGLRVDGDSLDGMYKNTRAEGFGPEVQRRIMIGTYVLSAGYYDAYYLKAQKIRTLIVQDFVKAYEKVDVILTPTAPSAAFPLGEKMDDPIAMYLNDVFTVPASLAGLPAISVPAGLSKEAMPLGLQIIGQAFDEETVLRAGHVLEHAAGFTAKPKIWWGENS, from the coding sequence ATGAGTGATTTTACAAAACTGACCCTGGCCGCGGCGCGGGATGGTCTTGCCAAAGGTGATTTTACCTCCCGGGAACTGACCGAGCAACATCTGTCCGCCATGGAAGCAGGGAAAGAGCTGAACAGTTATATTGTGGAGACACCGGATCTGGCGCTGGATATGGCTGATAAGGCCGATGAGCGCATCAAGGCGGGTAATGCCACCGGCATGACCGGTATTCCGATTGCCATGAAAGACCTGTTCTGCACCAAGGGAGTTCACAGTTGTTCTGCCAGCCATATCCTTAATGGTTTCAAACCAGAGTATGAATCCACCGTATCTGGCAATTTGTGGCAGGATGGCGCAGTGATGCTGGGCAAAACCAATATGGATGAGTTCGCCATGGGGTCGTCCAATGAAACCAGTTATTACGGCCCGGTGAAGAACCCGTGGCGGGCTGAAGGGGAGACGAAGGACTATGTTCCCGGAGGATCATCCGGGGGTTCCGTGGCGGCCGTTGCCGGTCACATGGCAATTGCGGCGACCGGAACAGATACCGGTGGCTCCATTCGCCAGCCGGCGGCCTTTACTGGCCTTGTCGGCCTGAAACCGACCTATGGACGTTGTTCCCGTTGGGGCATGATTGCGTTTGCATCCTCTCTGGACCAGGCGGGGCCGATCACGAAGACGGTGCAGGACGCCGCCATTATGATGGAAAGCATGGCAAGCTATGACATTAAGGACAGTACGTCTGTCGAACGCACCGTACCTAATTACGAACATGCGTTGACTGGTGATATTCGTGGCATGAAAATCGGTATTCCAAAAGAATATCGCATGGACGGCATGGGGGAGGAAATCGAGAAACTCTGGCAGCAAGGCATTGCCTGGATGAAGGCGGCCGGGGCCGAAATCGTCGATATCAGCCTGCCGCACACCAAATATGCGTTGCCGACCTATTATATCGTCGCGCCCGCCGAGGCATCGTCCAATCTGGCCCGCTATGACGGCGTGAAATACGGCCTGCGGGTTGACGGTGACAGTCTGGACGGGATGTATAAAAATACCCGCGCCGAAGGCTTTGGCCCGGAAGTGCAGCGCCGTATCATGATTGGAACCTATGTGTTGTCCGCCGGTTATTACGATGCATATTACCTTAAAGCCCAGAAAATCCGTACGCTGATTGTTCAGGACTTCGTCAAGGCTTATGAAAAAGTTGATGTCATCCTTACCCCGACGGCCCCGAGTGCGGCGTTCCCCTTGGGCGAGAAAATGGATGATCCGATTGCCATGTATCTCAATGATGTTTTCACGGTTCCGGCGAGCCTTGCCGGGCTGCCGGCGATTTCGGTTCCGGCGGGTTTAAGCAAGGAAGCGATGCCGCTCGGTCTGCAAATTATTGGTCAGGCCTTTGACGAGGAAACCGTGCTCCGCGCGGGACATGTTCTTGAACATGCTGCAGGCTTTACGGCGAAACCGAAAATCTGGTGGGGAGAAAACTCATGA
- a CDS encoding Lrp/AsnC family transcriptional regulator, producing the protein MTKKRAIDRIDLNILSILQNDARITNHELSSKVNLSPSSCLQRVRRLEDEGYLESYMAVINLNKICRTVTVLLTVSLHDHTNANFKTFEKVINEFPEIVECFTVSGNFDYFLRIVCPDMDRYLELNDKLIESMEGVANISSHVALATSKSFKGYALDKLVD; encoded by the coding sequence ATGACGAAAAAACGTGCCATAGATCGTATTGATTTGAATATTCTTTCGATTTTACAAAATGATGCGCGAATTACCAATCATGAATTATCAAGCAAGGTGAATCTTTCACCAAGCTCCTGTCTGCAGCGGGTCAGGCGACTCGAAGATGAAGGATACCTTGAATCCTACATGGCAGTGATCAATCTCAATAAAATATGTCGTACGGTAACGGTGCTTTTGACGGTAAGCTTACATGATCATACCAATGCCAATTTCAAGACATTTGAGAAGGTGATCAATGAATTCCCTGAAATTGTGGAGTGCTTTACAGTGAGCGGCAATTTTGATTATTTTCTACGCATCGTTTGTCCGGATATGGACCGGTATCTGGAACTGAATGACAAGCTTATTGAAAGTATGGAAGGCGTTGCCAATATCAGCAGTCACGTGGCGCTGGCAACCAGTAAGAGTTTTAAGGGTTACGCCCTGGATAAACTTGTGGATTGA
- the rocD gene encoding ornithine--oxo-acid transaminase yields the protein MPTQQQIIDQTDRRSAHNYHPLPLVLEKGEGVWVWDTEGTRYMDCLSAYSAVNQGHRHPKIIAAMIAQAQKITLTSRAFHNDKMGPFLDKLCQMTHMDRALPMNTGAEAVETAVKAVRKWGYEVKGVPENQAEVIVVRDNFHGRTITTVSMSSEEEYRHHFGPFTPGFTLIDYNDIDALKAAITPNTVALILEPIQGEAGIIIPDQGYLSKARAICKRHNVLFVLDEIQTGLGRTGKLFCFQHEENATPDVLIVGKALSGGVYPVSAILASNEVMDVFTPGIHGSTFGGNPLGAAIGLAALEVIEEEKLPERSRMLGDYLVRKLQTIQSNKIVDIRGKGLFVGLELDHTLGGARSYCEALMKKGLLCKETHDHVIRLAPPLIIEKDQIDWMVERIADVLRD from the coding sequence ATGCCAACACAACAGCAGATCATTGATCAGACGGATCGCCGCAGCGCCCATAATTATCATCCGTTGCCGCTTGTGTTGGAAAAAGGTGAAGGCGTTTGGGTCTGGGACACGGAGGGCACGAGATATATGGATTGTCTCAGCGCCTATTCCGCCGTGAACCAGGGCCATCGCCACCCAAAGATCATCGCCGCCATGATCGCGCAGGCGCAAAAAATAACCCTGACGTCCCGGGCCTTCCATAACGACAAAATGGGCCCCTTCCTCGACAAATTGTGTCAGATGACCCATATGGACCGGGCTTTGCCCATGAACACCGGAGCCGAGGCCGTTGAAACCGCAGTCAAGGCGGTTCGCAAATGGGGCTATGAAGTCAAAGGCGTCCCGGAAAACCAGGCCGAGGTCATTGTCGTTCGTGACAATTTTCATGGCCGCACCATCACCACTGTCAGCATGTCGTCCGAAGAAGAATACCGCCATCATTTCGGCCCCTTTACCCCGGGCTTCACGCTCATTGATTATAATGACATTGATGCCCTCAAAGCCGCGATTACCCCAAACACGGTAGCTCTAATTCTGGAACCAATACAGGGGGAGGCCGGCATTATTATTCCGGATCAGGGCTACCTCAGTAAAGCCCGCGCCATCTGCAAACGTCATAATGTATTATTTGTTCTGGATGAAATTCAGACGGGGCTAGGCCGTACCGGCAAACTGTTTTGTTTCCAGCATGAAGAGAATGCCACCCCGGATGTGCTGATTGTCGGAAAGGCCCTGAGCGGCGGGGTCTACCCCGTATCCGCCATCTTGGCCTCCAATGAGGTAATGGATGTCTTCACCCCTGGCATCCACGGAAGTACATTTGGCGGCAACCCGCTTGGCGCCGCGATTGGCCTGGCGGCGCTTGAGGTGATCGAAGAGGAGAAACTGCCGGAACGTTCCCGGATGCTTGGCGATTATCTGGTGCGGAAACTGCAAACCATTCAAAGCAATAAAATCGTCGACATTCGCGGTAAAGGTCTTTTTGTCGGACTGGAACTCGATCACACCCTCGGCGGAGCCCGGTCTTATTGCGAAGCTCTCATGAAAAAGGGCCTCCTCTGCAAGGAGACCCATGATCATGTTATCCGCCTCGCCCCGCCATTGATCATTGAAAAAGACCAGATCGACTGGATGGTCGAACGTATTGCCGACGTACTAAGGGACTAA